In Actinopolyspora saharensis, the genomic window AGCGCGCTCTACCTGGTGACCGGCTACCTCACCTTCCTGCCGCTGCTCGGGACCGAGCCGACGCGCTGGCAGCGCTTCCCCTACCCGCTGCGCGTGTTCAGCGCGATGATGGGCATGGGGCCGGACACGGGCATCGGCGTGATCCTGATGATGGCCGACGACCCGCTGTTCCCCGCCTACCACGAGATGCGCGACTGGTGGATAGACGACGGGACCCTGACCGTGCTGGCCGATCAGCGGCTCGGCGGCGGCATCATGTGGTTCTTCGGTGACGCGCTGATGGCCGTGTTCGCGCTGATCCTGGTCAAGCAGTGGATGCGCGCCAAGGGCTCGGAGGCCGGGTTCGGCAACTGGCTGGAGTCCGCCCGGCGCAGCGCGCTCGCCGACACCGACGAGGACGACCAGTCGGCGGCTCGGAGCCTGCAGGCGAGCGAGGACCTGGACGAGGACGAGCAGGCGCGTCAGGCCTACAACGCCATGCTCGCCCGGCTCGCCCGGCACGACCGCGACGAGCGCGGAGGCTAGCGGGGCTTCGACGTCCCCCAGTCCCCCGACCACCGCTCGGCGGAACCCCGGCGGCTTCGGCGGCAGGTCGGCGCCGAAGCCGGCGCCGAGGAACCGCCGCTATGCTGCGTACGGCCCCGCGGCGCGGTTCGCCCCACCCGCACGATCCCGTTCCCACATCGAGCACGAGG contains:
- a CDS encoding cytochrome c oxidase assembly protein; this encodes MRDSVGVHHVEPLTFSNALLSWKFAFWWDLLIALIGATYAVGVLRLRRRTHRKWPAHRSWLFAAGLVSWFVAMNSFVGVYSHALFTMHMVQHLMLIMLVPALLVYGKPLQLYSELDESGARERLLRGRTVGMLTHPAWTMVLYTVVLVATHLTSFMQIMLLNPWLHHAESALYLVTGYLTFLPLLGTEPTRWQRFPYPLRVFSAMMGMGPDTGIGVILMMADDPLFPAYHEMRDWWIDDGTLTVLADQRLGGGIMWFFGDALMAVFALILVKQWMRAKGSEAGFGNWLESARRSALADTDEDDQSAARSLQASEDLDEDEQARQAYNAMLARLARHDRDERGG